In the Acidobacteriota bacterium genome, CCGAGCGTGGCAAGATCGTTCCTCGTCGTTTGACCGGGGTCTGCACGCCGCACCAGCGTCGCCTGAGCGCCGCCATTAAGCAGGCGCGCAACATTGCGCTGCTGCCGTTTGCTGCGCGGGTCTAAGAGAAGCTGCTGGCGACTAACTGCTAGCCGCTGGCTTGTGTGCGGGTGAGGTCAGACTCCCGATCTGGGCACAGGAATGTGCGCCCCGCAATTTTGTGAAGATTAAGCTGCCTTTTGGCTAGGAGCTAGCCGCCAGCAGCTAGGAGCTTAGTAATGGAAGTCATTCTGAAAGAAGACGTAGAAAAGCTTGGCCATCGCGGCGACATCGTGAAGGTCGCCGAGGGTTTTGGCCGCAATTTCCTGCTGCCGCGCAAGCTCGCGATTGAAGCCAGCAAGGCAAACAAAGCAGTCATCGAGCAGATGAAGGCCGCTGCGGTGCGCAAGTCTGCGAAAGAGAAGACCGGCGCCGAGGCGCTTGCTCAGCAGCTCAATGACGTGCAGCTCACCTTCGAACGCAAGACCGGCGAGAAGGACCATCTGTTTGGGTCAGTCACATCGTCTGACGTCGCCACTGCTCTCGAAGCCAAGGGGTTCAAGATCGACCGCCGCAAGGTTCATCTGGATGATCCGCTCAAGAGCCTGGGCGAGTTCCACGTTCCCGTGAAGTTACATCGAGACGTAACTGCGCATATCAAGGTCACCGTAAACCGCGAAGGCGGCGAAGCCGGAGTTTAGGTTTGGTAGAGACGCAGTATGCTGCGTCTCTACCGCACAAAAAAGGCCGTCCCCAAAAGGGACGGCCAGTTGTTGCTAGTCGCTCGAACTTTTACTGCTGATTCACCTGAAGTAACATCTGCGTGCCAGTATCAAGCTTGACGTCTTTACCGGCCGAGGTAATTACTGATCCTTGCGTCGCATTTGATGCAGCGCTGTTAAGCTGCAGCCCATTCAGTCCGATCACGCCCTGACTGCTCGACGTTAGCTGACCAGCTGCTCCGTTCACGGCCCCACCAGCGTTTGCGCCTACTCCGGCTGCTGTGTTTCCAACTCCACTCGCGACTCCGCCCGCAGTGTTACCCACTGCGCTGGTCGCGCCGCCGACGGTTCGTCCGGCGCCACCCAGCAGTCCTCCACCGCCGCCTTCTGCGGGCGAGACGTTTCCTGCTGCCTGGCTACCTAACGATGAGTTTCCCGCGAGAGCGTCATCTCCCATTGATGCCGAGGTAGAGTTCGCGGCGGCCGCGATTGCTTTGATGCTTGCGTTCAGCGGAACCTGCTGTCCATTTTTCAAAACGGCATGGTCAAACGCGATGCCCAGTGCCGACTCGGAATCGCCTTTAGCCTTCGCTTTCGCGTCGGTCACGTGACCTATGAGGCGAGAGCCGCGAGGAATCACGACCCCTGAGGTCGAACGAACCTCCTGCGTTGTTTTGGCCGCGATCTCGTCGCCGGGTTTCGCCTTGCGCGCGTCGACCGGCTTAGTGAGCGCCGCGGGAATAGTTGTTCCGGCGGCCAATTCACCTGCGCCGCTGGCGCTAGTGCTTACCGATTTCCCATTTACGGAAGCCGAATTGTCGTTGCTGGCGCTCCCGTTGGCATCTGCGTCCGCTTTGCGATGCTTACGGTTCGCCTGCGCGTTTGTATCGACCGACGTGTTCGAATTTACGTTGGCATTGTTTTGTCCGGCCTGAACGCTGGTACTGGTGTTAGCAGAACCGCTGGCCTGGGCGTCTGTCTGAGCGGATGCTGTGAAACTCACGAGGCCCGCTGCCGCAACTGCAATCAAAAACCGCTTCATATTTTTGTCTTCTCCTTCAACTGACTTGGAAAATGTTTTGATTTTCAGAAACTGACTACTTGGCTGCGCGCTCGCTGACGCTGCGCGCTGACTCCGTGTTGATCATCTGCATCGAGGTCACGGAGTACTCGCGCTCTCTGCCGTCGAGCTCAGGAACGGCGAGGAGCAACTTGTCCTTCTTGATCCGGAACTCCGCGCGCTCGCCTACCGGCAACAGCACCGGGTGCTTCTCCTCGCGGGGACGAATGCGATACATCACACGATCGGTCTTCAACACGTATTCCTGGCAGAGCATCTCGCGCTGTTTCTTGTGCGCTCCATCGGTTCCCAGGATCTCTCCGGCAAAACTCTTGCCGCTATTCTCGTCGATTCCGCATGGCACAGCATCCATATTCGAGATCGTGCCGGCCTGGCGGAAAATTGGCTTATCCTTCGCAAATGCGAGCGAGCCGAGCATAAAAAAGCAAATTGCAATCGTTGACTTCATGGCGCCTCCTGGCGACGGAGGTCTGAATGCAGATCGCATGCCACAACCAGAGTAGATGCTGAATTCAAAGTACATGGTTGTTTTTCAGGTACTTAGGTCGAGTAACGCGAAATTGGGCAATTTCCTTTGGTTTCGGGAAAATCTTCTCGCGCAAGGAAGAAATGAGAGCGGTTTGCTAAGACGCAGTAAAGGTTGCCTCGAACATAGGGACAGGGAACAGGCCGCGGCACAAGGCATAACGTGCGTTTGAACAGCATGACATCATGTCGTTGAACTCTTTAGAATCAGGTTTTAATTCCTTCACGAGGACCTCAGTTTGTCGCAGACCGAAATTCTCGAGACTCCGTCGAAAGTCACAACAGAGCAGGTAAAGCCGGTGAGGCGCGCGATTCTCAGCGTCACGGACAAAACCGGCATCGTGGAATTTGCGCGTCACCTGGAGAAGGTCGGCGTTGAGCTGGTTTCGACCGGAGGCACTGCCAAGCTGCTGCGCGAGACCGGCATTCGAGTCAGGGACATCTCCGAACTGACGGGTTTCCCCGAGATGCTGGATGGGCGGGTGAAGACCCTCCATCCCAAGGTGCATGGGGGAATTCTCCACGTCCGCGAAAATGCAGCGCATCGCGATGCCGTGAAAGAGCACGAGATTCCTGCAATCGATATGGTCGTGGTCAACCTGTACGCGTTTGAGAAGACGGCTGCGCGTCCGAATGTCAGCTTTGAGGAGCTCATTGAGAACATCGACATTGGGGGACCGTCGATGCTGCGTTCGGCGGCAAAGAATTTTCAGGATGTGGCGGTGGTGACTTCGCCCTCTGACTACGCGAGTATCGCAGAAGAGCTTTACCGCGCAGGCGGCCTCTCGCTTACCACGAAGTGGAATTTGGCTAAGAAGGCCTTTGCTACCACGGCGGCTTACGATAATGCGATTGCATCCGCTCTTGAGACAATCGCGACTCCCGGCGAGCTGCCATCGCACGGTGCTCCCTTCCCCCAGACTTTGCGCCTGGCGTTCTCGAAGCTGAAGGATCTGCGCTACGGCGAGAACCCGCACCAGAAAGCTGCTGTCTATACGGATGGCTCGAATCGCGGAATCGCGAATGCGCGACAGCTTCAGGGAAAGGAACTCTCCTACAACAATCTGGTCGATCTCGACGCAGCATGGGAACTCTGCCGCGAATTTGATGAACCCATGTGCGCGATCATCAAGCACACGAATCCTTGTGGGGCCGCTACCGGGGCGGACGTTGTCACGGCATACAAACGTGCGTTGGAGGCAGATCCTGTGTCGGCGTTTGGCGGGGTTATCGGGATCAATCGCGAGATTGATGAGGCGGCTGCCGAAGAAATTGCGAAGCTATTCGTGGAGGCCATCGCCGCTCCAAGCTACTCGCCTGCAGCCCTGGCACGATTTGCCGCAAAAAAGAACCTTCGCCTGCTCCAAATGATTCCCGATGAGCCCAAAACGGTTCTGAAACAAGTCTCCGGAGGTATGTTGCTGCAGGATGCAGACGTGCATACCTTGACCTCCGCTGACTTGAGGGTCGTAAGCAAGCGACAGCCTACTCAGGAAGAAATGTCAGCTCTGCTGTTTGCCTGGAAGGTCTGCAAGCACGTGAAGTCGAATGCGATCGTCTATGCCGG is a window encoding:
- a CDS encoding 50S ribosomal protein L9, which encodes MEVILKEDVEKLGHRGDIVKVAEGFGRNFLLPRKLAIEASKANKAVIEQMKAAAVRKSAKEKTGAEALAQQLNDVQLTFERKTGEKDHLFGSVTSSDVATALEAKGFKIDRRKVHLDDPLKSLGEFHVPVKLHRDVTAHIKVTVNREGGEAGV
- the purH gene encoding bifunctional phosphoribosylaminoimidazolecarboxamide formyltransferase/inosine monophosphate cyclohydrolase (involved in de novo purine biosynthesis); this translates as MLETPSKVTTEQVKPVRRAILSVTDKTGIVEFARHLEKVGVELVSTGGTAKLLRETGIRVRDISELTGFPEMLDGRVKTLHPKVHGGILHVRENAAHRDAVKEHEIPAIDMVVVNLYAFEKTAARPNVSFEELIENIDIGGPSMLRSAAKNFQDVAVVTSPSDYASIAEELYRAGGLSLTTKWNLAKKAFATTAAYDNAIASALETIATPGELPSHGAPFPQTLRLAFSKLKDLRYGENPHQKAAVYTDGSNRGIANARQLQGKELSYNNLVDLDAAWELCREFDEPMCAIIKHTNPCGAATGADVVTAYKRALEADPVSAFGGVIGINREIDEAAAEEIAKLFVEAIAAPSYSPAALARFAAKKNLRLLQMIPDEPKTVLKQVSGGMLLQDADVHTLTSADLRVVSKRQPTQEEMSALLFAWKVCKHVKSNAIVYAGNGQVVAVGAGQMSRIDSCKIGAAKAVLPLKGTVAASDAFFPFPDGVEEIAKAGATVVIQPGGSVRDNEVVEAADRLGLAMVLTGVRHFRH